The Nitrospirae bacterium YQR-1 region GTTCTTTTGCATGACCTAAAGACCCCTGTGATTGCCATTAAGGGCTACTTAAACAGGTATCTTGAGGGTAAAGCCAAGACCGACAAAGAAAAGACGGAAGCAGTAAGAATCGCAAATGACGCCTCCGGAGATGTACTTCATATAATTGAAGCAACCTCTGAGACACTTAGAAACAAAAACGCACTACTTTCATTTAACCCTCAAGAGTTGAGATTTAACGAAATATTAGCCTCAGTCCTTATGAATTATATGCCTGAGATGGAAAAGCGAGGCATTGAGCTGATAGTTAATGGACGCCCGGGAATACTCAAACTTGGGGAATCTTCATTTTCTATTATGGCCGATCTGTACCAGATTAAAACCATGACGGAAAACCTAATCGGCAATGCCATAAAGTATGCAAAAAGACTAATAGAAATAAAACTGCAACAAACCGCAGATGAAGTATTCTTGTCTGTGGAGGATGACGGCAAAGGGATTGCGGGTGAGTTCCATGAGAAGATATTTGAGGAGTACTTTCAGGCACCTGAGAGTGAAAAAGGTACGGGGCTTGGCCTCTACAGCGTTAAACGAGTTGTAGAAAAACACAACGGAAAGATATCTCTTAAATCCACACTGAACATTGGCACCTGTTTTGAGGTAAAAATTCCATGTGTTAAATGACCGGTCTTGCTTGCAGGGTCTTCATTTTTTCATAAATCCCTGCCTTTGCTACTTAGTTTTAGCAAGAGATTTGATGTATGCTGCGATGTCCTTCATTTCCTGAGAATCCTTTGCTAATGGCTTACCCATCAGTGGTCCCTCTATGCACTTATTGACCATATCCTCAAGACCCTTTGTTTGTAAAGCTGCACCATCAATACCTTTTCCGGCAGGATGACAGGAATTACAACTTTTCCCACTGGTACTTCCACCTAATTTTATGCTATTAAATAGCTTTTTCCCGTTTTCAATATCTTGTGCATACAAAACGGTAGGAAATACAAACATCACAAAAGCTAAAAATACGACAACTCGAAATCTTATCATATGTTCCTCCCTTTTTATTAATTTCACACTGCTCTATTGTGTGCACAATTGCCTGATAGATTATTACACGAATAGAATATTTAAATCAATAGGTAAAGGCCAGGGCAAACGCACTATACCTCATATCAAGTCCGAAGCATTGTTGCCTTGTAAAATTTGACATTTTTACCTACCTGAAGGCTACCCTGTTTAAGGCCACGGGGGCTTATTCTTTCTTTTACCCACTCAAAACGTGAAAGAACCTAGTGTCTAATTGCAGAAGTTTGCGATAGTTTTTCAGAGTTATATCCTTTTTATAATGGCTTGCAAAATTTCGTTGTCAATGAGTTTTACCTTTAAGGGCTGAGATTGCTACACCCCTTTGGGGTTCGCAATGACGGCGCTGGGCTGTGCGTTGACGTTTCTATCCGTCATTACGAGGAGCACAGCGACGTGGTAATCTCCTCTTTTAAAAAATTAATCAGAATTATTTGAAATATCTATTACTTTTGCAATTAGACACTAGTTACTTATCCTAACAGGCCAATCTGTTTCTGCATATGAGTTTTTTTGTTGCGTAGGTTATGGTTTTATTTATTTTATTGTCTTTGACGTCCTGGAAAATGGAAACGATTTCTTCATAACTTATATTATTAAAAACATCTACGACCTCGGGGTCGAAGTGTTTTCCTTTGTCTGAGTTAATAATCTCAAGAGTTTTTTCATAGGGTATCGGTTCTTTGTAGGGGCGTTTGCTCATAAGAGCGTCAAAAACGTCAACTATCGCAAAAATCCTTGCAGTTATTGGTATTTCCAGCCCTGCTTTACCGTGCGGATAACCAGTGCCATCCCACTTCTCGTGGTGATTTAAAATTACGTCAGCTGCAAGCGAAAGCACCTTTACGTCGCTGACCAGCTCATAGCCTTTGATCACATGTGTTTCAATTATTTTTCGCTCTTCCGGGGTTAATCTTCCGGGTTTGAGCAAAACACTGTCGGGTACGCCTATTTTTCCTATGTCATGAAGATATGCGCCTATAATGAGCTCTATAGTCACCTCATCAGAAAGCGAGAGACTTTGCCCAATGCGAAGCGACAGGGCAACAACCCTTTCGGAATGTCCCTCTGTTTCCATGTCTCTTAATTCCAGTGCTTTTGCAAGGCTCCGGATTGTGTTAAAATAAGCCAGCGTTAGTTCACTATAAGTTGATTTTAAAATGTTTTGATAATCAATTATTTCCTTAACAACACCCTTAAACCTTCCAAACAGAAACAGGTATATCAATACGGGTACCAACAGTGATATTATAACTATTGCAATCGTATGCACTCCCCAGAAAGTAATCGGTGTGGTTTTCCTGTAAACCTCCACGATACCGCACAATTTACCGTTAAAAAAAACCGGCACATACATCTCTATCAGGAGGCCGAAGGTTGAAAGGTATTCGTTTTCCCTTTTTCGCACATGTTCTGTGTCCACTTTGGGTTTTTTCGAGGTAATTGTTTCTATTAAATCATCATTGTCTGGAAATTTCCTGCCTATCAGGTTCTTATCCAGATAAGAGTACACGACTGTCAAGTCCTGAGCCCATATTTTGAACTCTACAAGGTCGCTTAATTCCATAAAGTTGTTGACCTTCATGAAAAGATTACTGTAATTGTCTTTATTATAGATCAGTTCCTTTACGTCAAAAGTTATTTCCTTAGCTATAAAACTGTTTATAAGATTAACAGATTGATTTTTATACATAATGATATTTGCATAATATCTCAAAACAGGAAAAACTATTGATAGAATAACAGCTATAAGCAGAGTTATCCAAAAACTTCTGCGATAAAATGCTCTTAAAAACTCCTCCGGCTGCTCCTGTTGCATATTTAATCAAAGCATATTAATTAAACGAAAGTAAAGGATTATAATTTTTTAACCGGCAATAAAATGTTATACTATTATTTTATGTAATACCAAGTTGCAGTCAGAAGTAAACACAGGCGGCTGGGAGCCGGCGACGCCTCCTCTGAAGGGGATTCCCCTTTTTAGGGGAGAGTACGCCCAGGAGCTTGTGACGATGCCGGCAAAGTTAGACGATTGAAGGCTACTTGGTATAATACAATAAATATACTACAGAGGAAAGAGGTGTAAGTAAATGGAAATAAAAATCAAAGATGCAGGTGAAACGGAGTATAAATCGGATTGTCTGGTACTTCCCTTTTTTGAGCCTGCCGGCATGGAACTCTACGGTGACATAGACGGTAAAATAGATGGCCTTATACAGAAGGTAATACACTCAGGCGAGTTTAAAGCAAAAGAGGGTCAAATCGTGCTTCTTTATGTAACCGGAGTGGTTTTTGACAGAGTGCTGCTTTTGGGATTAGGGAAAAAGACGGACATAACAGCTGAGAAATTAAGAAGGGCCGGTGCTAAAGCCTTCTTGCGGGCAAGGGAATCAAAAACGGAAACAGTAACGGTATCAGTAAGGGCGATAAGTGAGACGTTCATAGTGCAGGGAGTATTCAGCCCTTCCTATTATTTTGCAGAGGGTGCAATGCTGAGCCTTTACCGTTATTTAAAATATAAAAAAAGCGATGAGGACAAACAGGATGAAAAAGAGTTAAAAGAGGCTGTTCTGCTCTCTAAAGAGGTGGATTTTCCAATTCAGTGGCTTAATGTTAATGTTTCAGCAAGCACGTTTGCCCGTGATCTTGTAAATTCACCCTCAAAGGACATGACCCCTTCAACTCTTGCCGAGGTGGCAAAGTCCATAACGGGAAAAAATCTGAAGGTTAAAATTCTTGAACAGAAGGAATCCGAAAAAGAGGGAATGTGGTCATATCTGGCAGTGGCAAAGGGCTCCACTGAGCCTCCTAAGTTTATACTGCTTGAGTATAGCGGAGGCGGCAAGAGCAAACCACTGGCAATAGTGGGAAAAGCAATTACCTTTGACAGCGGCGGCCTGTCGCTTAAACCTGCGGATTCAATGGAAGACATGAAGCAGGACATGGCAGGTGGTGCGGCCACACTTGCCATATTTAAAGCAGTCTCATCCCTTAAACTTCCTGTTAATCTGATAGGAGTGCTGCCTGCAACTGAGAACATGCCCAGTGGACATGCAATCCGGCCCGGGGATGTTGTTACGGCTATAACCGGAAAAACGATAGAGATTTTAAATACAGATGCAGAGGGGCGGCTTGCGCTTGTGGATGCTATCGGCTACGTGATAAAGCATTATAAGCCGGAGGCCGTTATAGATATGGCTACGCTGACCGGCGCCTGCTCGATAGCTCTGGGTAACGAGGCTGTTGCAATGATGGGTAATGACGACAAACTTATGGATGAAGTCAGAGAGGCAGCCGGTGAAACCTTTGAGCGTGTATGGCAGATGCCGCTCTATGAGGAGTTCAAAGAGTATTTAAAGAGCGAGGTGGCGGATATTAAAAACATAGGTGGAAGGACTGGCGGCCTTATTACCGCTGCTTATTTTATAAAGGAATTTGTCGGAGATACCCCGTGGGTTCATCTGGATATTGCATCAACCGCTTTTTTAGCCAAACCTAAGCCGTATTTTGTTAAAGGCGCAACGGCGGTCGGCGTCAGACTGCTGTTGGAGTTAATCAGAAAGAGGCTTGAAAAAGCAAAGAAAGCATAAAGTGCAGCCTATAGTTAAAACACATTACAAAGAGGTTACACCTTATATTACAAAGGACGGTTCAGAGATACGGGAGCTTATGCACCCATCTGTACATGGAAATAAAAACCAGAGCCTTGCCGAGGCAATAGTTGCTGTGGGGAAAGAGACACTGCTGCATAAGCACATGAAAACTGAGGAACTCTACCATGTGTTATCCGGTGCCGGGCTTATGTATCTTGGTGGATGGGAGTTTACCGTAAATTCAGGGGATACGGTTTTAATAGAGCTGGGACTGCCGCATAAGATAAAAAACACAGGGAATGAACCTCTAAAAATACTCTGCGCCTGCTGCCCGCCCTATAGCCATGAAGATACTGTTATATTGTCAGGTTGATTGGATGCTACTTGGTATTAATCTCTCCTGACCTTTATCGTATGCTTAGTTTCTATTGGGTTTTTGCTTCGTTGCCTGCTTTCTTTTCTTTAAGCATTTTAACTAGTGCCTCGTAGGAGCCTGAGCTGATTGTCTTTGCAAACTGCGTTCTGTAGTTGCTGACAAGGCTTATACCCTCGATAACCACATCATAGACCTTCCACTCATTGTTTATTTTCATAAACTTATAGTCCATAGGGATTCTCTGGTTTTTTCTCACTACTACAGTTTTGACAGTTGAATAATCTCCATCAACGCTCTGCTCAACAAATAACACATCCTCACCACTGTAGGACTCTATTCGTGTAATATAGACATGCTCAAGAAGGTCCTCAAAAAGAGCGATAAATTCCTTCTTTTCAGCATCCGTACGTTTTTGCCAATGCACTGCAAGTGCTCGTTTCGACATCTCCTCAAAATCAAAACGGCTCTCTATAATGGTGCGTATATGCTTGCGTCTCTCCTGAGTTTTTTCAGTGCTTTTTAAAGAATTATCCTTCAAAACAGTGAGGATTTTCTCTATTATGATTTTTAAATATTCCTCCGGCCCCTGTGCAAAGACGGCACTGTTGAGAAGAAATACAAAAACTGTAACCATGGCTGCAATTTTTATAAGTCTCACGTTATCTGACACCTCTTTTTTAGTTTCTATTTAACATCGCCAAAGGCGTATTTTGAAATCAATTCCTCTATATCAACAGCCGATTCAGTTTCCCTGATTTTACCACCGTCTGCAAGTATGGTTGTTGAGCCTCCCGGGGCTATCTGTACATACTTTTCCCCAAGCAATCCTTTTGTCCGTATGGAGGCAATGGAGTCCTCGGTTATCTTAACAGAGGAGTGGATAAGCATGGTAATCTTTGCCTGATAAGTGCCGTCATCAAGGACGATATCTTTTACTTTTCCGATTTCCACCCCTGCTATTTCCACTGTGGTACCCTTTTTCAGCCCGCCGGTCTTAGTGAAAGAGGCTGTGACAATATAACCCTTGTCGCCCAAAAACTGCATACTCCCTAATTTTACGGACAAATACGCTAAAGATAGAATTCCTAAAAGCAGAAAAAACCCAACTGCCACCTCAACATCAAATTTCTTCACTGGTTACCCCCTTCTCTGTCATGGTCTTTTATGCCGCTCTCTCCCTCACTACACTGCTGTGCCACTACTGTACTCTGAGACCCTATTGCTGTAGCTGCCGCTGCCACAGCAGTGTATAAACCTCTTCACTTGTGGAATCTCACATTGTATGATTTCATCCGGTGTGCCGCAAAAAATTATTTTCCCGTCATAGAGCATTGCCACCCGGTCGGCAACATCAAAAATGTCTGGTATCTCGTGGCTTATTATAAGCCCTGTGAAACCATACCTCTGATGATTTTCAGCAATCAGCTCATGGATAGATTTCTTTAACACCGGGTCAAGGCCGGTTGTAGGCTCATCAAAAAATATAACTTTCGGATTTGAAATTATAGCTCTTGCCAGAGCCACACGCTTTTTCATCCCGCCACTTAACTCCGCCGGATACTTATCCTCCACATCTTTTAAATTTACATCACTTAGCGCCTTCTTCACACGCAGCGCAATCTCTGAGTCCATGAGGCGGGTTCTTTCCTTAAGCGGGAATGCTACGTTTTGATAGACGTCTAAGGAGTCAAAGAGAGCGCCGCTTTGAAAAAGCACCCCAAAGTCTCTGCGTACGTGATTTAACTCTCTCATTCCCATTCCGGTAATATCCCTGCCCCCTATTGAAATTGTACCGGAGTCCGGTTTCATCAGGCCTGTTATACACTTAAATGAAACACTCTTGCCGGCGCCTGATGTGCCTATGATGGCCATCAGCTCGCCCTTATGGATTGTTAAGTCAACACCTTTTAAAACCTCAACACCGTCGAGCATCTTTTTTAAGCGGCTTATTTCTATGTAAGGAGTATTTTCCACCATCAGATAAAATAAGATCCTAAGACGTAATCCCAAATCAGCACCACCACTGAGGACATAACAACAGCATCAGTTGTGGCTTTACTCACAGCCCGTGCTCCAAAACCGGATGCGCCCTTACCCAGAAAAAAACCTTTGTAACAACACACCCATGACACGATAAGGGCAAAGCTCAACGATTTGTAAAGTCCGATGTAAAGGTCCTTTCTTTCCACAAAACCTTCCATCTCACCAAAGTATATGCCGGAGCTTACCCCAAGGAGCTTCACACCAACCAAATACCCTCCATATATTCCTACAACGTCAAATATTGCCGTCAGCATAGGAAAGCATATCAGGGCGGCGATGAAGTTAGGCGTTATTATGTACTTATATGGGTTTAACGCCATTATGTAGAGGGAGTCAATCTGCTCGGATATTCTCATAATCCCAATTTCTGCGGTAAGTGCAGAACCACCCCTGCCTGTGACCATAAGGGCGGTAAAGACCGGTCCCAGCTCTCTGACCAGACTAAGAGCAATGCCCGGACCAAGGAGAGATTCAGCTCCGAATTTTCTTAATGTATAGAACAGCTGAAGAGCCAGCACCATACCGGTAAATGCCCCCGTCATAAGGATGACTCCCAGGGACATATAGCCGATAAACCATATCTGGCGAATAATCAGCTTCCATTTATAAGGCGGCGTCAGGGCGTAGTAGAGAGAGTTAAACAAAAAAACCCCTGAGCTTCCCAGCCCTTTTATAAAACCAATGAACCACCTCCCGGTGGGTCTTACAATCATATGATTAAGCATCCATTACCTCTTTTACTCTTCCGCCCATACCTCAATGGCCAGCTCCGGACAGATTTGTGCACACAGGGTACAGCCGGTACACATCTCCATGTCAGTCACATTCACTGTGAAGTAACCGGAGGAGTTCAGCTCCTCATCAAGACGGAGTATTCTCTTTGGGCAGGTGGTTATGCAAAGTTCACAGCCTTTACAGAGTTCAGCGTTTATCTCAATTTTACCTCTCATCAACGGTTTTCCTCAGAGCGCTTCCTTACTGAGGTTTTTGTCAAGCAGCTCTTGTGCGTGCTGCAGGGAAATATCTGTGATAGTGCCGCTTAACATGCGGGCAAGCTCACAGAGACGGTCGCGGCCGGTAAGCTGAGTAACCTCGATGTTAACAAAAGCACCTGTGTCGTCTTTAATTATTTTAGCATGGTTGTGTCCCTTTGATGCTATCTGAGGAAGATGGGTTATGCAAAGCACCTGGTGTTTATGGGATAGTTTTCTGAGTTTTTCCCCGACAGAGTCGGCGGTTTCACCGCCAATTCCGGCATCCACCTCATCAAACACTAAAACGGCAATGTCATCGCACTCTGAAGCGGCACTCTTTAACGCAAGCATAACTCTTGAAAGCTCCCCTCCTGAGGCTACTTTCTGAATAGGCCTCAAAGGTTCACCGGGGTTAGCGCTAAAAAGAAACTCCACTGTGTCAATACCGTCACTGAGAAAGACCATGGAGCCGTCATCGGCTGTGCCGCAGCTGACGTCCAGCTTAATTTCAAACCTTGCGTTTTTAAATGCCAGCTCCTTTAAAGACATGTTAACGTCCTCAGTGAGCGTGGCCGCCGCCTTTGTTCTATTTTCTGAAATATGTCGAGCTTGCAGCATAAGGGCAGCTCTTGCCGGGTTTATTTCAGCCTCAATGCTCTCAAGACGCTCCTCAGCATTCAACAAAGACTCCAGCTCTGATTTTGCATCATGCAGAAACCTATATATCTCCTCTGTGCCGTCTCCATATTTTTTTTCTATTTTTTTAATAAGTTCAAGCCGTGTTTCCACCTCATCAAGTTTCCCTGAGGTTAAATCCACGCTGTCCTTATAGCTTCTGAGCATTATGCAAAGTTCATTAACATAAGAAAGAGCCTCCTTTGCCATGTCGTAGAGCTCACCGCCTTTTTCATCCAGGCCATTGAGACGCATAAGGTTCTCTGACACTAATGAAAGCCTGTCATTTACAGAAAAATCTCCGGAATTCAGTATTTCGTAAGAGTTTTCACTCAATTCCTTTATGGTTGTAAGGTTTGAAAGTATAGTTTGCTCTTTAATAAGTGATTCTTTCTCACCTTGTTTAACAGCCGCAGCATCAATTTCATCTATCTGATAACGCAGCACGTCTATGCGCTGATTTCTTTGGCGGAGGTTTTCAGAGAGAGTCTCCTTTTGCCGGACTAAAGAGCGGTAGGCAGACAGTAACGCCTGATATTTCAGCACATCAGCGTTGATTTTACCAAAGGAATCCAAAAGGCGCATTTGTCTTGCCTTAGACATAAGGCTTTGGTGCTCGTGCTGGCCGTGGATATCAAGCAGTGAATCACCTATTTCCTGAAGATTTTGCAGATTAATCATATTGCCGTTTAAATAAACCCTACTTTTGCCGGCGGCGGATATGATTCGCCGGATAATAAGCCCCTCGCTTAAATCGATGTTGAGTTTATTTGCCGCCTCGTTTTCAGTAATATCAAAAAAGGCCTCTACCGTGGCCTCTGTTGTCCCGGTCTTTACCATGGCATTAGCTACCTTACCGCCTAAAACAAGCCCAAGTGCGTCCACAATTATCGACTTCCCCGCTCCTGTCTCTCCAGTCAGCACATTAAACCCCTCCGTGAACTCAAGCCTTAAGTTGTCCACTATGGCAAAATTTCTAATACTTAGCTCTTTTAGCAATGCCGCCTCTGAGATATACCGGCCAAATTTAACGTTACAGTATAGCATATCAGTTGACTAAAAATGCAAGTAATACCAAGTAGCACACAGGGCAAACGCACAATAAAAAAAATTGCCTTTGTAGTTAACTCTGTTAACAAAGAACTGGATTCCGGCTTTCGCTCGGAATGACAGAAAAAAGAAAATCCTCCTTTTGTCATTCCCGCCTACGAGCGGGAATCCAGTCTTTTCTCTGCATCATTAGATGATAAAAAAACTCTGCCGGAGTTAACTACATAAGCATTTAAAAAAATAAGCAGGGCTAAATGTTTACCTTGAAAATAATATAAAAGTTACGTTATACTCCCGCTATGGGACGGTTAGATAAAAAAACAGCCCCCAACTTGATGGATAAAGTGAGGAAGGTACTAATTCTTGGCCTTCCAAACAGCGGGAAAACACAGATTTGTAACAATCTCACAGGTACATACAATCTTGTTGCCAACTATCACCACACCACCATAGATGTTAACAGGGCATACTATGAGCACGGCGGAGTATTGTTTGAGCTTTATGACGTTCCAGGCCTGTACTGTTTGTATGCCAATTCTGAGGAGGAGCTTTTAGTCAGAAATCTGATATTTTCCGAGGAACCGGATGTCTTACTCTTTTGTCTGGATGCGAATCTTCTCAAGCAATCTCTGATGCTTGGCATAGAGCTGATGGAGCTGGGAATACCTATTGTAATAGCGCTTAATGCTATTGATGAAACCTCAAAGAAGGGTATCTGGATTGACACGGCAGTTCTGTCTTCCACACTGGGAGTGCCTGTTGTAGAGTCCATAGCGATAAGGGGAATCGGCACCAGAAAGTTGAAAAATGCTATAGAGAAGGCCCGTGTGCCAAAGGCGTCAATTTACTACGGCGATATAGTAGAGGCCGGTGTTGCAAAGGTAGTTCAGGAATTGCCTGAAGATTTTCCATTTAAACGTAAAACTGCTATGCTGCTTCTTTTAAATGACCGGTTTCTGGAAAAAGACCTTATCTCAACCTGCACAACAGACCAGTACTCAGATATTCAAAAAAGTATAACAGCCATAACTTCTCAGTTTGTCGGCAGCATTGGAAAAGCAATTTACTACAAACGTTCGGAATGGGTCGATCAACTATCGGAGAAAATAGTTAAAACCCAGCAGTTTGACCAACGGAGTATGGCAAAAACGTTTGCAAAGATGAGTAGAAATATTGTAACCGGAATTCCTATTCTGGGCATGATAATACTGATCACTTATTTTTTGGTGGTAAAAGTGGCGGAGAAAATAACATTCATAATGGAATCCTATCTTTGGAAACCTGTCATAGACAAAATAAGCGGCTTTGTAACATCGCCGTTTTGGTGGGATTTTCTCCTTGGCAGCCACGGGGTGCTTTCTCTGGGGCTGGGGGGAGCGGTATTAACCGTGCTGCCGATATTGTCGGTGTTTTTTATCGTTTTTAATGTTTTAGAGGATATAGGGTATGTGCCGAATTTGACTGTCTTAACCCGGCGCTTTTTTAGTAAAGTCGGTCTCAGCGGCTATTCTATAATGCCTATCGTGCTTGGATTTGGCTGTAAAACAATGGCAACCTTTACAACGAGAACTATCTCATCTGATAAGGAAAAGTACATAGCCATATTTTTAATAGCTTTTGCCCTTCCTTGCGCTCCGCAGATAGGGTTAACTATGGGAATGATGGGTAAGGTTGGTTTTAAGGCTTTTATGATAGTTCTTGCGGTGCTGCTGTTTACAGAGCTGACGGCAGGAGTTTTACTAAATTTGATTATGAAAGATGACACAAAAAATACATATCTTCAAGCCCTGCCGGCAATAAGAATCCCCAATGTGTTTGCGGTGTTAAAAAAAACCTACTACAGGCTTTATATGTTTTTGAAAGAAGCGCTG contains the following coding sequences:
- a CDS encoding HD domain-containing protein, whose product is MYKNQSVNLINSFIAKEITFDVKELIYNKDNYSNLFMKVNNFMELSDLVEFKIWAQDLTVVYSYLDKNLIGRKFPDNDDLIETITSKKPKVDTEHVRKRENEYLSTFGLLIEMYVPVFFNGKLCGIVEVYRKTTPITFWGVHTIAIVIISLLVPVLIYLFLFGRFKGVVKEIIDYQNILKSTYSELTLAYFNTIRSLAKALELRDMETEGHSERVVALSLRIGQSLSLSDEVTIELIIGAYLHDIGKIGVPDSVLLKPGRLTPEERKIIETHVIKGYELVSDVKVLSLAADVILNHHEKWDGTGYPHGKAGLEIPITARIFAIVDVFDALMSKRPYKEPIPYEKTLEIINSDKGKHFDPEVVDVFNNISYEEIVSIFQDVKDNKINKTITYATKKLICRNRLAC
- a CDS encoding leucyl aminopeptidase, producing the protein MEIKIKDAGETEYKSDCLVLPFFEPAGMELYGDIDGKIDGLIQKVIHSGEFKAKEGQIVLLYVTGVVFDRVLLLGLGKKTDITAEKLRRAGAKAFLRARESKTETVTVSVRAISETFIVQGVFSPSYYFAEGAMLSLYRYLKYKKSDEDKQDEKELKEAVLLSKEVDFPIQWLNVNVSASTFARDLVNSPSKDMTPSTLAEVAKSITGKNLKVKILEQKESEKEGMWSYLAVAKGSTEPPKFILLEYSGGGKSKPLAIVGKAITFDSGGLSLKPADSMEDMKQDMAGGAATLAIFKAVSSLKLPVNLIGVLPATENMPSGHAIRPGDVVTAITGKTIEILNTDAEGRLALVDAIGYVIKHYKPEAVIDMATLTGACSIALGNEAVAMMGNDDKLMDEVREAAGETFERVWQMPLYEEFKEYLKSEVADIKNIGGRTGGLITAAYFIKEFVGDTPWVHLDIASTAFLAKPKPYFVKGATAVGVRLLLELIRKRLEKAKKA
- a CDS encoding cupin domain-containing protein; this translates as MKKQRKHKVQPIVKTHYKEVTPYITKDGSEIRELMHPSVHGNKNQSLAEAIVAVGKETLLHKHMKTEELYHVLSGAGLMYLGGWEFTVNSGDTVLIELGLPHKIKNTGNEPLKILCACCPPYSHEDTVILSG
- a CDS encoding ABC transporter substrate-binding protein; its protein translation is MRLIKIAAMVTVFVFLLNSAVFAQGPEEYLKIIIEKILTVLKDNSLKSTEKTQERRKHIRTIIESRFDFEEMSKRALAVHWQKRTDAEKKEFIALFEDLLEHVYITRIESYSGEDVLFVEQSVDGDYSTVKTVVVRKNQRIPMDYKFMKINNEWKVYDVVIEGISLVSNYRTQFAKTISSGSYEALVKMLKEKKAGNEAKTQ
- the mlaD gene encoding outer membrane lipid asymmetry maintenance protein MlaD, with translation MKKFDVEVAVGFFLLLGILSLAYLSVKLGSMQFLGDKGYIVTASFTKTGGLKKGTTVEIAGVEIGKVKDIVLDDGTYQAKITMLIHSSVKITEDSIASIRTKGLLGEKYVQIAPGGSTTILADGGKIRETESAVDIEELISKYAFGDVK
- a CDS encoding ABC transporter ATP-binding protein — its product is MLDGVEVLKGVDLTIHKGELMAIIGTSGAGKSVSFKCITGLMKPDSGTISIGGRDITGMGMRELNHVRRDFGVLFQSGALFDSLDVYQNVAFPLKERTRLMDSEIALRVKKALSDVNLKDVEDKYPAELSGGMKKRVALARAIISNPKVIFFDEPTTGLDPVLKKSIHELIAENHQRYGFTGLIISHEIPDIFDVADRVAMLYDGKIIFCGTPDEIIQCEIPQVKRFIHCCGSGSYSNRVSEYSSGTAV
- a CDS encoding MlaE family lipid ABC transporter permease subunit — protein: MIVRPTGRWFIGFIKGLGSSGVFLFNSLYYALTPPYKWKLIIRQIWFIGYMSLGVILMTGAFTGMVLALQLFYTLRKFGAESLLGPGIALSLVRELGPVFTALMVTGRGGSALTAEIGIMRISEQIDSLYIMALNPYKYIITPNFIAALICFPMLTAIFDVVGIYGGYLVGVKLLGVSSGIYFGEMEGFVERKDLYIGLYKSLSFALIVSWVCCYKGFFLGKGASGFGARAVSKATTDAVVMSSVVVLIWDYVLGSYFI
- a CDS encoding 4Fe-4S binding protein encodes the protein MMRGKIEINAELCKGCELCITTCPKRILRLDEELNSSGYFTVNVTDMEMCTGCTLCAQICPELAIEVWAEE
- the recN gene encoding DNA repair protein RecN; this translates as MLYCNVKFGRYISEAALLKELSIRNFAIVDNLRLEFTEGFNVLTGETGAGKSIIVDALGLVLGGKVANAMVKTGTTEATVEAFFDITENEAANKLNIDLSEGLIIRRIISAAGKSRVYLNGNMINLQNLQEIGDSLLDIHGQHEHQSLMSKARQMRLLDSFGKINADVLKYQALLSAYRSLVRQKETLSENLRQRNQRIDVLRYQIDEIDAAAVKQGEKESLIKEQTILSNLTTIKELSENSYEILNSGDFSVNDRLSLVSENLMRLNGLDEKGGELYDMAKEALSYVNELCIMLRSYKDSVDLTSGKLDEVETRLELIKKIEKKYGDGTEEIYRFLHDAKSELESLLNAEERLESIEAEINPARAALMLQARHISENRTKAAATLTEDVNMSLKELAFKNARFEIKLDVSCGTADDGSMVFLSDGIDTVEFLFSANPGEPLRPIQKVASGGELSRVMLALKSAASECDDIAVLVFDEVDAGIGGETADSVGEKLRKLSHKHQVLCITHLPQIASKGHNHAKIIKDDTGAFVNIEVTQLTGRDRLCELARMLSGTITDISLQHAQELLDKNLSKEAL
- a CDS encoding ferrous iron transporter B encodes the protein MDKVRKVLILGLPNSGKTQICNNLTGTYNLVANYHHTTIDVNRAYYEHGGVLFELYDVPGLYCLYANSEEELLVRNLIFSEEPDVLLFCLDANLLKQSLMLGIELMELGIPIVIALNAIDETSKKGIWIDTAVLSSTLGVPVVESIAIRGIGTRKLKNAIEKARVPKASIYYGDIVEAGVAKVVQELPEDFPFKRKTAMLLLLNDRFLEKDLISTCTTDQYSDIQKSITAITSQFVGSIGKAIYYKRSEWVDQLSEKIVKTQQFDQRSMAKTFAKMSRNIVTGIPILGMIILITYFLVVKVAEKITFIMESYLWKPVIDKISGFVTSPFWWDFLLGSHGVLSLGLGGAVLTVLPILSVFFIVFNVLEDIGYVPNLTVLTRRFFSKVGLSGYSIMPIVLGFGCKTMATFTTRTISSDKEKYIAIFLIAFALPCAPQIGLTMGMMGKVGFKAFMIVLAVLLFTELTAGVLLNLIMKDDTKNTYLQALPAIRIPNVFAVLKKTYYRLYMFLKEALPIFLFSAVVLFTLERTGLLELTKRLLAPVINNFLGLPNDMVDVLLLVLARREAAAAVIMDLIDKGRLNFNQAIVSVTLTTMFVPCFANLGAIIKEIGFRRAMIAAFFITTSSILIAGALNKILLFFNHG